A DNA window from Hordeum vulgare subsp. vulgare chromosome 1H, MorexV3_pseudomolecules_assembly, whole genome shotgun sequence contains the following coding sequences:
- the LOC123434103 gene encoding salt tolerance receptor-like cytoplasmic kinase 1, with product MGQRLRFFCCGCGANAADGGDMEVDDEPERGGGKGGEEAGTRQLSWAQVERMTGGFTSAVVGEGGFSTVYLARLSGALAAVKVHRSSERIHRVFRQELETLLRVRHPHIVRLLGFCEQQDEGVLVLEFAANGNLYEKLHGGGKAAGAMPWARRVSVAVQVAQALEYLHERCEPQVVHGDVKASNVLLDASMSAKLCDFGSARMGFSAAVRPRSSAHTMLGSPGYVDPHYIRSGVVTKKTDVYSFGVLLLELLTGMEAFCPVEGRLLTAVLAPRLKAAGDARMLVDERLGSAYDAGEASAVAALAASCVGQNPSLRPSMGDVVRTLEQSAQGSILAVGRGSDGQGKL from the exons ATGGGGCAGAGGTTGAGGTTCTTCTGCTGCGGCTGCGGGGCCAATGCGGCCGACGGCGGCGACATGGAGGTGGACGACGAGCCGGAGCGCGGCGGGGGCAAAGGGGGCGAGGAGGCCGGGACGCGGCAGCTGTCGTGGGCGCAGGTGGAGCGGATGACGGGCGGGTTCACCTCCGCCGTGGTGGGCGAGGGCGGGTTCAGCACCGTCTACCTCGCGCGCCTCTCCGGCGCCCTCGCCGCCGTCAAGGTCCACCGCAGCAGCGAGCGCATCCACCGCGTCTTCCGCCAGGAGCTCGAGACGCTCCTCCGCGTCCGCCACCCGCACATCGTCCGCCTCCTCGGCTTCTGCGAGCAGCAAG ACGAGGGCGTGCTGGTGCTGGAGTTCGCGGCGAACGGGAACCTGTACGAGAAGCTGCACGGCGGGGGCAAGGCGGCGGGGGCGATGCCGTGGGCGCGGCGGGTGTCGGTGGCGGTGCAGGTGGCGCAGGCGCTCGAGTACCTGCACGAGCGGTGCGAGCCGCAGGTGGTGCACGGCGACGTGAAGGCGTCGAACGTGCTCCTGGACGCGTCCATGTCCGCCAAGCTCTGCGACTTCGGGTCGGCGCGGATGGGGTTCTCCGCCGCCGTCCGCCCGCGGTCGTCGGCGCACACCATGCTCGGCTCCCCGGGATACGTCGACCCGCACTACATCCGCTCCGGCGTGGTCACCAAGAAGACGGACGTCTACAgcttcggcgtcctcctcctggaGCTCCTCACCGGCATGGAGGCCTTCTGCCCCGTGGAAGGCCGGCTGCTGACCGCCGTCCTCGCGCCGCGGCTCAAGGCCGCCGGCGACGCGCGGATGCTGGTGGACGAGAGGCTGGGGAGCGCGTACGACGCGGGCGAGGCGTCCGCCGTGGCCGCGCTGGCGGCGTCGTGCGTGGGGCAGAACCCGAGCCTCCGCCCGTCCATGGGCGACGTGGTGCGCACCCTGGAGCAGAGCGCGCAGGGCTCCATCCTGGCCGTGGGGAGAGGATCGGACGGCCAGGGGAAGCTGTGA